Genomic DNA from Micropterus dolomieu isolate WLL.071019.BEF.003 ecotype Adirondacks unplaced genomic scaffold, ASM2129224v1 scaffold_132, whole genome shotgun sequence:
AGGAGAAACAGACGGTGCAAAGGATTCAAGAAATCTTTGGCCAGGCTGCAGACAGATACAGCATGGTTCTCTTTACTGGTGGTGACCTTTTAGAAAACACTATTGAGGAGTTCTTGAATGGCAGCCCAGAACTTCAAGAACTCGTGGGCAGATGTAACGGCCAGTACCATGTCTTCAACAACAAGGAGAAGCAGGATCGCTCTCAGGTCACTGAGCTGCACCAGAAGATCAGAAATATAGTCCAGAGGAACGGAGGAAGCCACTACACCAACAAGATGTTCCAAGAGGCCGAGAGGGCACTTGAAGAGGAGAAACAACGCATCctgaaagagaaggaagagcaaatacagaaagaaagagagaaacttgaaaGGAAACTtcaagaaaaatatgaaaaagagaTGAAGAAAATTAAAGAGCAAATCCATGctgacagaaagagggagaagaaagagagagaggaggagagaaagagggagaaggaggagatgaatgaggaaagaaagagggagagggaagagctagaaagacagagacagagagatcgtgatgacagagagagggagatgaaaAAACTAACAGAACAGCATGAGAAAGACttgagagaggaaaaacaaaagttgCAGTCCAGATATGAAAAGGAGGCCAGGGAGGAAGCTGAGGAGTTTAATCCATTATATCCTCTGGTTCTAGCTGGTGAAGCTATAGTTGGAGGAATCAAACAACTTGGAAAGGCAATTGGAAGATGGTTCAAGTGAATGGTCCTAAACTCAGGCTGTTTAACTACAGAGGAACCCTCCAGATGCTCAcacacaagaacaaaaaaaagctaTTATTAATTCATCCACAGAAATATattcacaatttattttttgtatgagTGAATGATGAAgcaaatttttatttgttgaagtAGAGCTATGTCCTGGAGGTTAGTAAAGTCACTCAACACAGTCCTTTTTACATGAGTATGTGAATATGGCCTAAGGAGATATTTAATGTGTATATTAACATATGACAGTGTAATGTGTTTGCATATCAATAACATTTTAAGATGAAATCCTAACTAAACCTATGTATTTCATTAAATTACCTATTGtttcaagttttcttttttattgtattttaaatgactGCCATTTGTTTTCCTGCAGACTAATAGTAcattatttgattttgattcCCTTCTGCTggcagtttgtgtttatgtgctaaACTGAACTAGAAATAAAGATGTGCTATTAAGACCAAACCTTTgtcaaattaataattaactgTCCAATCAAGAGTTCCAAGGTCACAGTTCAATGCTTTTTCAGGAACTTGGGAGTCTTACACTGAACTAATGGCAAAATGTTTGTTCCATGCACTCATAAAAAAGGACACCTTTAAAGgcgcttgcttgttaatgacacagcctatcaaacaactcaaacagccgaaaccaacacctgcaccctgtgtgttcaatgctgctttaacgttacctggtccgtgcttgtgaAATACCCACCGCGACTAACGTCATTTCAAGTTATTAACCAAAtaaagtctgtgcgagtgaacacatgcacagaagACCCCCCCATCGTCCATCCCGACGTTTCAATGTAGACATCATCCCGACCCTTCTGAACATAGTggttatgctgctccctgatacctgttcagaaacaaaaacaagaaaactgcttgttttaacaagctagataaaaggtaatgtcCTGGCAGTGgtaaatagctttggtttaatatttgattacattaatgtttaagttgagatttacaagaaatattttattgctatgtaaagggaatactgctggtagaAAGCACATTATATGgttaaaatgtttgcaaaccacatgttattgcacttttgtgtatcgcagtaaatctaaattaaaagggcgcaatacactacttttacaattttgcacataacaatgcaattaatcgcaaATTTTCAATTTTACCACtttggcagcagaaacaagttgtgGACTCAAAACTGATGTATAGTCACCTTTCAGTTAATATGGAAAACTTGATAGCTGCTTTACACATGAGTAGCATTCgattggagttgtgtttctggccacctgaaaAATAGTATTCATCAATCATTTATTTACAGAAGGACAAAAGGGGAATTATTTAAAAGGGATCAAACAACAGAATGCTAGAGCAAGGCCCTTCTGGTCTAGCTTAAAATAGACTTCAAAATCATATGATTATTAAATATTCTTCCACAAGGTGTAAACCAGGACGAAAGTAACAAGGCGATTTTCTCACAGCCCTGGCTGCATTTGTagtccaagctgtgacagcaccttcagcacGCAACCCTTGAGGGAGCTGCCAAATATCGCATGATTTCGTCTTCGTTTCCCGCGGCCGTCTTCGGGAAACTGTTTTCAAGCAACAAGTAAATTTTTGAAGCGGGACTGTTTTTGGAATTACAAGTTGTGTCTctcgtttcatgtgtcacagtaatgattaatctacaggttatttagtgctttaacacaccctgaagtttgcccTGCCAGAGTTTtttagtataaaaataaatcatgtttataTGTCAGGAGTTCCTGTGCATTTTAATCATGCCAGGTTCATAAACAATGTCCATCTAACCATTTACCCCCTGTTTtaggtgcacacatttgcatatttatattatatatttataatatatccttaatataaaatgaaatattctaaacaattcaagtttgggctgtcaggttacttttgaaactgaatatttaatttaatatttattatttattttcttaaagataaaggacaaaagatgtttgcagttacacattaacTAAGTCACAGTCacgtttatttattaaatacaagggtGGTAACGCAAAAAATctagcttgtattgttgtgttacttttgcCCCAGCTGACCTTGTcgaaagtaacaatgtgccacttatatttaaagtgaaattatacagaAGTCcttctacatttgtacaaaataccacctgatattgatagaccacacctatgagttagtgaccacagccaaaaatatatctctgtctgaaacattatctttGAAAGTTagatttttctgaaaaatggtactttcgCCCCTGATCTTCCCTATTTTCTTTTTAGGTATGTTGAAATTAAAGAATTTAGTCCTATTTAACTGGGCATATATCGCGTGTAGTCACTGAGTGATCCGAGTGTTCCCCTTCTGCAGGCTCTTAAAAGAACTGACCCTGccttttgtaatattttttaaaaatgtcggACAACCAAGCACCAACTAAATCTCCTTACAAGGTATGAAAAACACTTTCTATGCGtcgtcagtgcttgaagtggaaaaaaataggtgtcagttctcttctccctcgtctctctccacCGAAAGAATTTAGCAGGCAGAGATAACAGGAAACGGTGAGTGTCACGGAGCACCcagatatggagagggcagaggagagtaccgCCAACTTGGGAGAGGtcccggtacgcaagaaaatgtcccggtacgccaaagactATGGTATTTCCTTCTATAACAGAGCAGTTTAAGTTTCACTTGTGGTTAGTCTCCTGTCctcaaggcaaggcaagtttttgtatagcacatttcagcaacaaggtaattcaaagtgctttacataaaacataaaagcaacagggaaatataaaaaaagagttaaaaagttaaatagaaaataaaagcaggcaggtctctcacctttgcttttactcctttgattccccatctcccactctatccctttgtttgtttgtttgtttgttttgtttgtttaacacttagggactctaacccttccTTAGATACAGTCatcactgtaaatccagattgtccacgCTACAAACTCTAAGCGGTTGACAGCGGGCCTtgtcaacaaattaacaaattaatttttCTCAGCCCTATTAACTATCAGCCGTGTGAGATGGTACAATCAAAAGAGTGCTCTAGGTTATTTAAATAGTGTtcactgaaaatctaaaaacaaagaataagaaaacaggacagtaaaagttacagtgcagtgtaagtaaTCAATCTACTTGTTAAAGGTAGTGCtaaaaagtcttcagtcttgattttaaagaaatgagagtttcagcagacctagaagtccctgtcctttaagtaggattcaaaccagtttagtactgtgccagaaagtcacacccagttttcaagtctgtcaagtaatatgttgtggttgactgtgtcgaAAGCACCACTGAGATACAATAATACCAAGACTGAAAtttgccactgtcagtgttcaaatggatgtcattgaagaccttaataacagccgtctcagtgctgtggtgtggtcgaaatcctgattggaagacatcaaaacagttatttagtgccaagagaGTACTAAGTTGTTGAAatacagctttttcaatgattttacttaaaagcGGCAGATGGGGAAATGGGCCTGTAACTGCTCATTAGTGACGTGTCTAGAtagctcttttttaagagtggcttaatgacagttttcagggcctgtgggacaaaacctgagaggagagacatgttgacaatttgtagaagatctgaggccatgcatttttcaaaaacctgttggcagaatatcaaggcagcatgaggaggatttcagatgttgtattatgtcctccaggtggTTATGCTTGATAGAATCGAATTGTGTCATGCTatctgaattgtttttaagtggacacagggacaacaCATATTTCTGTACCTGAcgtggaggcactgattgcttgactaattgtttgaattttgtctgtgaagaaggaggcaggCCTTGgaggatagaagttcagaggctacagacacaggagggttggttagcctgtcgacagtagcaaacaagGTGCGTGCATTATAattgtttttggtgatgatgtcagagaagaagaactGCCTTGTATTTCTCAATTCTAAGTTacaaatgcgaagtctctctttatagacgTCATAAttaacctggagatttgtttttcGCCATATATATTCGCTAtattttttgagttctaaccagcgtatcatttctccatggagatcttttCTTagcagagaccaccttcaccttggctggtgcaatggcatcaataacctTTGTAACTTTAGAATTTAAAtaatctacaagctcattgactgagacccatGGGAGGGCAGGTGTGGaagagaaagcctcaataaatatttcactagtgttttcagtgatatgccgttttgtgatcacctctgtttgtacatttgtgtgcacgcagatagcactctcaaagaaaacacaggaatgatcagagagagcaacattagtcaccacaaccttggaaatgttcagacCTTTGAAGATGACTAAGTCCAACATGTGCACCTTATTGTGTGGACTcatgttgagtcagtccataattatcaagaacacaacacagttctttagtccctctgtcctggagTTTGTCAAcattgtcacgatcctgtcctgagcgtGTCTgggtttcttgtgttttgtctctcccccccctcagtaatctgcctgcctgctagtctctgttttcccttctgtctctctgcctcgttaaccctgatcccagtcacctgtgttgctcccgccctgctcgttaatCACTGTGTATAAATGGGTCAAATTGGTCCctatgtgcagtatgatgtttttcacactAGTATGTTCAGCCACAATATGCAGaattctttctgccaagtcagagaCCATATCCTtcggaaagcagagtattttggtgttcttactgcacataTTTCTTACATCTTTTACAGCAGAGTCACgcacaatcagagtttgaggcccagtc
This window encodes:
- the LOC123967197 gene encoding GTPase IMAP family member 9-like, producing MVLFTGGDLLENTIEEFLDESSDLQELVARCKGQYHELQQISVSSLQLQYFVLFKSNMSSKYYNPNMISNLGSSRTNNEELRIVMVGKTGIGKSATGNTILGRQCFESKFSATSMTVDCSKGKAEVDGQQVAVIDTPGLFDTRFGMNKTTTDICQCISYASPGPHVFLVVIRLGRYTEEEKQTVQRIQEIFGQAADRYSMVLFTGGDLLENTIEEFLNGSPELQELVGRCNGQYHVFNNKEKQDRSQVTELHQKIRNIVQRNGGSHYTNKMFQEAERALEEEKQRILKEKEEQIQKEREKLERKLQEKYEKEMKKIKEQIHADRKREKKEREEERKREKEEMNEERKREREELERQRQRDRDDREREMKKLTEQHEKDLREEKQKLQSRYEKEAREEAEEFNPLYPLVLAGEAIVGGIKQLGKAIGRWFK